One genomic region from Natrinema caseinilyticum encodes:
- a CDS encoding S1 family peptidase, with protein MPQIRTMEIPESVREELESTENVTGTAFGLKQTREEGITDTEAIVVYVDEKRPEQDLADEEILPTELEIEDETYKVDVQESGDVKMLEQAMRPTEPPMEIAEAEPELEAIPPGLSRKEKWRPAPAGVSVGHPDVTAGTLGTPPLRTADGRTVFLTNSHVAADSGDASQGDDVYQPGTYDGGSANDVIGTLIDFSEISTSENNTTDSALVEVRPDHLQSDIFEVESDLRSFTDAEIGQRHTKSGRTTSVTTGKCTARNATFNVGFKHGTAKFVGLDVFEPIASGGDSGSLIGLERSDGFYGTTLLFAGSSSLTLGIPMDAVQQFHGQLEPMTGRELVDPDDLRITGTAFSTSLNGGQTTARWSGPWNDRYSVDFRAIPTTTDGWVSSSIESVYRTNSGVYYRIHMENRRSNAPVDCDVKYVVRR; from the coding sequence ATGCCACAGATACGAACGATGGAAATTCCAGAATCGGTCCGCGAAGAACTGGAATCAACCGAAAACGTAACCGGAACGGCGTTCGGGCTGAAACAGACTCGGGAAGAGGGAATTACGGATACAGAAGCCATCGTCGTTTACGTCGACGAGAAACGACCCGAACAGGATCTTGCCGACGAGGAAATCCTGCCCACGGAACTCGAAATCGAGGACGAGACCTACAAGGTCGACGTCCAGGAGTCGGGAGACGTGAAGATGCTCGAGCAGGCGATGCGCCCGACGGAACCGCCGATGGAGATCGCCGAAGCGGAACCGGAACTCGAGGCGATCCCGCCGGGCCTCTCCCGAAAGGAGAAGTGGCGGCCGGCGCCGGCCGGCGTCTCCGTGGGCCACCCGGACGTGACAGCGGGGACACTCGGGACGCCACCGTTGCGAACGGCAGACGGCCGAACCGTTTTCCTCACGAACTCGCACGTGGCTGCGGATAGCGGGGACGCGAGCCAGGGCGACGACGTGTACCAGCCCGGCACCTACGATGGCGGGAGTGCGAACGACGTGATCGGAACCCTGATCGACTTCAGCGAAATTTCGACGAGCGAGAACAACACTACCGACAGCGCCCTCGTCGAGGTTCGCCCGGATCACCTCCAGTCGGACATCTTCGAAGTCGAGTCGGACCTGCGATCGTTTACCGACGCCGAAATCGGACAACGACACACGAAAAGCGGCCGAACGACCTCTGTGACGACCGGCAAGTGCACCGCGCGAAACGCCACGTTCAACGTGGGTTTCAAACACGGAACCGCGAAGTTCGTCGGGCTCGACGTCTTCGAGCCGATCGCGTCCGGCGGAGACAGCGGGAGCCTCATCGGTCTCGAGCGATCCGACGGATTCTACGGCACGACCCTCCTGTTCGCCGGGAGTAGCAGCCTGACGCTCGGGATCCCGATGGACGCCGTCCAGCAGTTCCACGGCCAACTCGAGCCGATGACCGGACGGGAGCTGGTCGATCCGGACGACCTGCGGATCACGGGGACCGCGTTCTCGACGAGTCTCAACGGCGGACAGACGACCGCCCGATGGAGCGGCCCCTGGAACGACCGTTACAGCGTCGACTTCAGGGCCATCCCGACCACGACGGACGGATGGGTGAGCAGTTCGATCGAGTCGGTGTACAGGACGAACAGCGGCGTCTATTACCGAATCCACATGGAGAACAGGCGATCCAATGCACCGGTGGACTGTGACGTCAAATACGTCGTCAGACGGTAG
- a CDS encoding RidA family protein, protein MSRERISSGTEWESKVGYSRAVRAGSQVHVSGTTATDGDGNVVGTGDASEQTRRALENIDRALERADASLEDVVRTRLFVTDIDDWDAVGDAHAEAFGDIRPTTSMVEVNRLIDPELLVEIEAVAISSE, encoded by the coding sequence ATGAGTCGAGAACGGATCTCGTCCGGGACGGAATGGGAATCGAAGGTGGGATATTCGCGGGCGGTTCGGGCCGGATCACAGGTACACGTCTCCGGGACGACGGCGACCGACGGTGACGGGAACGTCGTCGGGACGGGAGACGCGTCCGAACAGACCAGGCGCGCGCTCGAGAACATCGATCGCGCCCTCGAGCGGGCGGACGCATCGCTCGAAGACGTCGTCAGAACCAGACTGTTCGTTACGGATATCGACGACTGGGACGCGGTCGGCGACGCCCACGCCGAGGCGTTCGGCGACATCCGTCCGACGACCAGCATGGTCGAGGTAAATCGGCTCATCGACCCCGAATTGCTGGTCGAAATCGAGGCTGTTGCGATCAGTTCCGAGTGA
- the lrp gene encoding HTH-type transcriptional regulator Lrp, whose product MTYENLDAKLVNALLGDGRASLRSLAEELDVSVTTVSNHLSDLEEQGVIEGYTPKVDYDAVGYDVTAVIQLQVEGNALPDVTDTLRDHRQMTSVYEVTGDYDVIAIGKFKDTDGMNDQIKQLLTDPDIKASNTSVVLNAVSENEQFELEIEDEA is encoded by the coding sequence ATGACGTACGAAAATCTCGATGCAAAACTAGTGAATGCGTTACTGGGCGACGGTCGGGCGAGCCTTCGGAGCCTGGCCGAGGAACTCGACGTCTCCGTCACCACCGTTTCGAACCACCTCTCCGATCTCGAAGAACAGGGCGTGATCGAGGGCTACACACCGAAGGTCGATTACGATGCGGTCGGCTACGACGTGACGGCTGTCATCCAGCTTCAGGTCGAGGGGAACGCGTTACCCGACGTCACCGATACGTTGCGCGACCATCGCCAGATGACCAGCGTCTACGAGGTCACCGGCGACTACGACGTCATCGCCATCGGGAAGTTCAAAGATACCGACGGGATGAACGACCAGATCAAACAGTTGCTGACGGACCCCGACATCAAGGCCTCGAACACCAGCGTCGTCCTCAACGCCGTCAGCGAGAACGAACAATTCGAACTCGAGATCGAGGACGAGGCCTGA
- the thsB gene encoding thermosome subunit beta: MSQRMQQGQPMIVMSEDSQRVKDKDAQDYNISAARAVAEAVRSTLGPKGMDKMLVDSMGSVTITNDGVTILKEMDIDNPTAEMIIEVAETQEDEAGDGTTTAVAIAGELLKNAEDLLEQDIHPTAIIKGFHLASEQAREEIDAVATEIDTDDEELLRKTAETSMTGKGTEVNKEYLAELIVEAIRQVTVEDDEGENVVDLEFLNIETQTGRSAGESDLLVGGIVDKDPVHDNMPTEATDADILLLNEAIEVEEANVDTEVSVTDPDQLKQFLDREEKQLREKADRIADLGADVVFCQKGIDDLAQHYLAKEGILAVRRAKKSDLEFLSEVVGASIVSDLESATEDDLGFGDVTRDEEDELFYVEGEDAHGVTLLLRGSTDHVVDELERGVNDALDVVAQTVSDGRVLAGGGAVEVELASRLRDYADSVSGREQLAVEAFADSLELVPRVLAENAGLDSIDTLVDLRAAHDEDDVTAGLNVFSGDVEDTFEAGVVEPAHAKEQAVTSAAEAANLVLKIDDIISAGDLSTDKGDDEEGGAPGGMGGGMGGMGGGMGGMM; encoded by the coding sequence ATGAGTCAGCGAATGCAGCAGGGTCAGCCGATGATCGTAATGAGCGAGGATTCCCAGCGCGTCAAGGACAAGGACGCGCAGGATTACAACATCAGCGCCGCCCGTGCGGTCGCTGAAGCCGTCCGCTCGACGCTCGGTCCGAAGGGGATGGACAAGATGCTCGTCGATTCCATGGGATCCGTGACGATCACGAACGACGGCGTCACGATCTTAAAAGAGATGGACATCGACAACCCGACGGCCGAGATGATCATCGAGGTCGCCGAAACCCAGGAGGACGAAGCGGGAGACGGCACCACGACGGCCGTCGCCATCGCCGGTGAACTCCTGAAGAACGCCGAGGACCTCCTGGAGCAGGACATCCACCCGACGGCGATCATCAAGGGATTCCACCTCGCCAGCGAGCAGGCCCGCGAGGAGATCGACGCCGTCGCAACCGAGATCGACACGGACGACGAAGAACTGCTCCGAAAGACCGCCGAAACCTCGATGACCGGCAAGGGAACCGAGGTCAACAAGGAGTACCTCGCCGAACTCATCGTCGAAGCCATCCGTCAGGTCACCGTCGAGGACGACGAGGGCGAGAACGTCGTCGATCTCGAGTTCCTCAACATCGAGACCCAGACCGGCCGGAGCGCCGGCGAATCCGACCTGCTCGTGGGCGGCATCGTGGACAAGGACCCCGTCCACGACAACATGCCCACCGAGGCCACGGACGCGGACATCCTGCTTCTCAACGAGGCCATCGAGGTCGAAGAGGCGAACGTCGACACCGAAGTCTCCGTTACCGACCCCGATCAGCTCAAGCAGTTCCTCGATCGCGAGGAGAAACAGCTCCGCGAGAAGGCCGACCGAATCGCCGACCTCGGCGCTGACGTCGTCTTCTGCCAGAAGGGCATCGACGACCTCGCCCAGCACTACCTCGCCAAGGAAGGCATCCTCGCGGTCCGCCGCGCCAAGAAGAGCGACCTGGAATTCCTCTCGGAAGTCGTCGGCGCGTCGATCGTCTCCGACCTCGAGAGCGCCACCGAAGACGACCTCGGCTTCGGCGACGTCACCCGCGACGAGGAAGACGAACTGTTCTACGTCGAGGGCGAGGACGCCCACGGCGTCACGCTCCTGCTTCGCGGCTCGACCGACCACGTCGTCGACGAACTCGAGCGCGGCGTCAACGACGCGCTCGACGTCGTCGCACAGACCGTCTCCGACGGCCGCGTCCTCGCCGGTGGCGGCGCGGTCGAGGTCGAACTCGCCTCGCGCCTTCGCGACTACGCCGATAGCGTTTCGGGTCGCGAGCAACTGGCCGTCGAAGCCTTCGCCGACTCGCTCGAGCTCGTCCCGCGCGTCCTCGCCGAGAACGCCGGGCTCGACTCGATCGACACGCTGGTCGATCTGCGCGCGGCTCACGATGAAGACGACGTCACGGCCGGCCTGAACGTCTTCTCGGGCGACGTCGAGGACACCTTCGAGGCCGGCGTCGTCGAACCGGCCCACGCCAAAGAGCAGGCCGTCACCTCCGCGGCGGAGGCGGCCAACCTCGTGCTCAAAATCGACGACATCATCTCCGCCGGCGACCTGTCGACCGACAAGGGCGACGACGAGGAAGGCGGCGCACCCGGCGGCATGGGTGGCGGTATGGGCGGCATGGGCGGCGGCATGGGCGGCATGATGTAA